A region of the Serinicoccus profundi genome:
GCGAGGTTGGCGAGGTCGAGGGCGGGCTCGGCCCGGCATACCGTGTCGAGGTCGATGACGCCGATGCGCTGGCCGTCCCAGAGCAGCTGACCGTCGTGCAGGTCGCGGTGCGCCACGACGAGATCCACCGCGGGCGAGCGGTCGAGCTCGGCCGCGGTGGCCTCCAGGCGTTCGGACCATCCGGTGCCGGTCAGGAGGCCGAGGGCGCCCACCCGCTCCGACCACGTGCGCAGCACCTGAGCCTCGTGGGTGGGGGTATGCGCCTCCAGACCGGTCGTCGACAGCCGCTGCCAGCTCGACCAGGCGCCCGCCCAGACCCCCCACACCTCGGTCCAGCCCCGGTCGGTCGACAACCGCTGGACGGGGAGCC
Encoded here:
- a CDS encoding phosphotransferase family protein, with product MLRTWSERVGALGLLTGTGWSERLEATAAELDRSPAVDLVVAHRDLHDGQLLWDGQRIGVIDLDTVCRAEPALDLANLAVHAALRQAQGVWTIAAADVVREAVAEAARAGKVPQARLGLARRATVARLVAVYSLRPRWRDVVLEWAEEQWTVDVRA